The stretch of DNA CGAATGACAACCCGAAATCCAACACATCCCAACTCAGCGCGAGATTCCCCGACACCACGTTCTTGTCCGACGAAGTAAATGGTTCCAGTACGGGGCGACCGTCGATCAGCGATTGTGCGCTGCCGCCGCTATACGAATTGCGGCCGTCGAACCCGGCGTTCGCCGACAGCTGCGGCAGCAACGTGTAATGGGCTACATTCAACTGTTGATGCGCCAATTGAGCCTGCATCGCCTTGACCTTCGCATCGAGATTGTATTTCAACGCTCGCGCGATGGCGTCATAGAGATCAATCGGCCCGGTCAGCGGCTCCTGGAGACTGGACACAGTTTCAAGATCATTGGCAACACGGGTTCGTACATCCTCCTCAGTAAGGACATAGGGTTTGACCATACACCCCGAGACCATCACCATGGCCCCCACCATCCTAAATATTCGTAGGACTACTCGTGTCATCATGCAGCCCGGAGTCGTGTGCACCTGGTGCACTGCAGATAAAGGCTCCCGTTCAGGAGTCCCTGTTCCTGTATGACTATCGGTCTCATTGAGCAGAAACTTGACGCAACGGATCGGAGCAGAGCACCGGCAGAAATCACCGATTGCTCACCTGCGGGGAGCGGTATCAGCAGAATCCTACAGCCATCTGTTTTTCAAGATGGCGCACGGCACAAGTTGCCCATCGGCATCTCGACAGGCTGCCCGTTCGACCGGCCAGAACCCACAGTCATTGAGACACATATGTCCATGAAACAGCTGCTTGCGAGACGCATGGTGTCGCCTCGGCTCCAACACGGGGAAATTGCTTACGGACCGGCCATCGACGACAAGATAGCATTGTTTCAGCAGGCTCCTCACACATATGCCTGCTGCATGCCGGTGGACAGATTCAATGCTGCGGGCGCAATGACAGCGGCCAACTTGGTGATGGCACACTGACGAACCAGGCACTCCCCAGGATGTTATTGGCATGATGATGCCAGCCACAGGGATCGCCACCGAAAAACGACACACCTGCGCCGTGACGATGCAAGGGGGACTTACATGTTGGGGCAGCAATCATGACGGTCGCCTTGAAGACGGGACGACGGACGACCAGGTCACACCCAACACGGTGGCAGGACTGACCAGCGGGATGCGCGATCAGTGGTAACCGGCGAACAGCAATATCTATGACCAGCTAGGAAAGGAACGTTGATCACTTGGATCGTTGAGACGTACGCGGCATCCGAACGCGACTCCATTTCAGATGTCTTTACAAATGAACCAGGAGAGGCTGATGAAGAAGTGCTGGATCGGAATATTCTTATTCGTCACGGGCTGCGCAGGCATCCACGGGGCACCGCCGGAAGAACGTACGGCGCTCTACATCCTGGAAACAGCACAGGCATTCAGAACCGTGCATGCTAACGGTGTCGCTGAACAAGCGACGCGAGCCGGTATCACCCCCAAGGAGGATTGGGGAAAAGACGATCACGCGATCATGCTGCCGATCCAATTCATCAAAGCAGCGGGATCAGAAATTCATGATTTCGCACTGCGCCTGATCGGCCAGGCACTCATTTATCGACTCAACTTTTCCCAAACCCCGGCAGAGGCCGAAGCGCTCAGGAAACTCAAGGCCAACTCCCAAGAAAAGCTGGTGGCCTCATGGGAGCCATGGTCGTTCGAGTCAACCAATAAGCGGTTCAGCCGCAACACCCCGCCTCAAACTGACGCCGCTGATACGTGAGAACCAAGCACCGGATACAGACCTCCCGCACAAGCTTTGTCGTCTCATCGCAGACAGGCGTTCGCCGTAACACCAGCTGCCCACAATCCGCGCAGCATCCGGCCGTCACGGCCTCGATGTCAGAAGAGATAGAGATCATGGCGTTCAATCCTCCTGTTCTCTCGAATCGGATGAGACGTGGTGACGACCGGCTTCATTCCGCCCAGCAACGTTCGCAGCCGCGAAGCGCCAGACCACGATTGAGTCGTCATCCCCTTGGTAGACTTCAGCTCTCGCTGTAATTCCCCGATACGCCCATTCAGTCGGACAATCATCCGCTCTAGTTCATCGACACGTTCAACCATGGCGAGCTGCTGATGAGTCATCATCATTCCCTCCTCGATTACGACTGTTCACAATGACGAATCACGCCGACAAGCACACCTTCGATGGCAAACTCGTCCTCAGGTGACACAACTATCGGGTTCATCGCCGCGTTGGCAGGATGCAGTTCGATATGCATCGCACGCTTGAAATAGGTCTTGATGGTCGCCTCCCGGTTCACGAGGGCCACAACCGTCTGACCGTTTTGTGCCGTCGCCTGCTTACGAACGACAACCAGGTCGCCCGGGAGAATTCCATCATCGATCATCGACTCCCCTTTCACACGAAGCGCAAAGGTCTCACCGCTCCGCACCATGCCGGACGGAACCTCGACCCATTCAGATTGCGTCACCGGCTCAAGCGGCAGACCTGCGGCAACTACTCCTACCATCGGAATCTGAGTCCTCTTGGCCAGCTGCGTGATGGCAACTTGAACGGCACCACTGATCCGACGCATGCCGGACTCATACCGAGCCACCGACACTCGCGTCGTCTGGAGCGCCGTTGCCAACTGCTCTTGCGTAAGGCCTAATTGTTCACGAATGTGATAAAACTCGCTTGGCGTCATGATGTAACCAATGGTTACATATATCGTACCCCCTGTCAAGCGATGCCCGTCATCTTTCTTGACTATTCTGACAGCCTCTTCCAGCGTGGCGTTTGAGTCCTGAACGCCAAAATTTCTCCGGAAACGAAAAACTTCTGTGCATAAGTCAAGAGCCATGTGGACACTCGAAAGAAATAAAGCACCTATCCACAGATCATCGCTGAAGCGATTTGGATTCCAGAGAAATATGAATGCTAATACATACACATAGGATGCCGCCCCCCATATATTGTGGTCAAGAAGGGCACGCTTCTCTATGCCCAATAAATAGGCAACGTGGTGTGAGGCATGAATTAACGGGTCTATTCGCCGTCAGCCGGATGACTATCAACAGAGATATCCACAGAATTTGGGGAGAGGATTTTTTCTCGAAATATGCATTTTCATGATTGAAACCTCTGATCCATTCCCATAGAATCGCGCCGCGACTCCCTCTGACTCCTGCACACATTCCACGCTCCCGAAAGAGCACGGGCACAGGCAACTTCTTCCTTATTTTTTTTGACTAGAATCCTTCTTCCTAAGGGACCTTCGGCCCCCTCCGACTGCCTTCCAAGGTTCAGCCACAGAGCTGGGCTCTGCCTCCGCAGCTTAATCGAGGCCTTAGGCAAACCATCGGCACCGCTGCTTTGTGGGAACACTTTGATTTGACGAGAATTGCGGGGAAGAACAACCTAGAAAAGCCACTCATAGGAGAGTTGGCTAGGATGGGCCCCTCAATCCCGTGGAGGGATTGAGGACCGCATTGGGGGAAGAGGTCTGGCAGACATCACGGCCCGACGCCAAGAAAACCGTAGTACGTCGGTGGGCGTGCCCCGTCGCCCCGGCGACCGGTCGTATCGTCGATTGTTAGTCGCTCTGCCTCGATACCAGGTGGACCGAGCCTGCCTTAATCGCAGCCACCACGGGAACGCCGGATGACAACCCGAACTCCTCAACGGTCGAACGAGTGACCATGGCGACCAGCGGAAAGCCGCAATCGATCGTCACTTGCGCCAAGGCCCCAAGGACCGTGGCCGAGACAACCGTCCCGGCCAGATGATTCCGCGCGCTGCTTGTGGCGGTTGGCTTCCGCTCTAGCACCACATCCTCCGACCGGATACACACGAAGACTTCAGGACCTGCGTATTCACCTTCCACGGCCGTCAACGTGGTACCGTTCACACTCACCCGCACCATACCATCCGAAGTGCCGACCACCCGCCCTTTCACGACGGTTTCAACCCCCACGACACGCGCAACCTCCGCGTTGTGAGGCCGGCTGAATACGTCGATCGGCGCCCCCACCTGCAGGACATTCCCCGCGCTGATGACCGCCATCACGTCGCCCAGCGTGAGGGCTTCGGTCCAATCGTGCGTGACAATGATCGACGGCAACGCAAGCTGTTTCAGCAGACCCCGTAGTTCATCACGCACATGTACCCGAGTCGGGGCATCCAGCGCAGAGAGCGGTTCGTCCAACAACAGCAACAGCGGTCGAGGCGCCACCGCGCGCGCAAGGGCCACCCGTTGTTGTTGTCCACCGGACAGTTCGCGCGGCTTCGCGGTCTCCAGCCCACGCAGCTGGAACAGCTCTACCATCTCATCCACACGCTTCTTGCGATCCTGCGCGGAAAGATGGCTGAGGCCGTACCCAATGTTTCCAGCCACCGTGTAGGTCGGAAAGAGCGAGTAGTCCTGCGCCATGTAGCCGATGTGACGATCCTGCGGCGCCACCCTGATCCCTGAGGCGGTATCCAGCCACGTGCGCGAGACAAATTGAATGGTGCCCTCTTCCGGCCATTCCAGCCCGGCCACCGATCGAAGGATCGTCGTTTTCCCGGAACCTGACGGGCCGAAGAGAATTAAAACGGTCGAGGCCTCGACCGGATACCGGATCTGCGCCCTGATCGGCGCACGTCCGGGGAAGGTCTTGACGAGTTGAATATCTATTTCCGCGGCCATGCTGCCCACACGTTCCGATTGACCGCATACACGAGGAGCAAGATGACATACGACACGACCAAGAGAAAGAGCGCCGTTTTCGCCGCTCCGGCATAATTGAGCGCCTGCACCTCATCGTAAATATCGATCGACACGGTGCGTGTCTCACCCTCCAAATTGCCGCCGACCATCAGTACTACCCCGAACTCTCCCATCGTATGGGCGAAGCTAAGCACCGCACCGGTCAGCAATCCGGCTTTAGACAACGGCACGATCAGTTTGAAAAACGTGCCGAGCTTCGACACGCCCAGCGTCCAGGAAGCCTCGATCAGGCGACGATCCACCTGCTCGAACGCCGCGGCAAACGGCTGCACTGCAAACGGGAGGCTATAGAGAATGGAGGCGAGCAGGAGGCCTTCGAAGGTAAACGGCAGTGGATGTCCGACGAGTTCATTGTAAAACCGTCCGAACGGGCTGTGTGGTCCGATGGCGACGAGAATATAGAATCCCAGCACAGTCGGCGGCAGCACCAAAGGCAGTGCCACCACTGACTCCACGAGAAATTTCCACCGGCGGCGTGAAAAACTCACCCAATAGGCGATCGGGAGGCCGACGATCATGAGAACCAGCGCCGTGGCAGCGGCCAGCTTGAAGGTCACCCAAATCGCGATCCAGTTCATACACTCGTCCACGACCGATATCGTTGTACCGGATCTGCTCCTGCCGGATGCTACCGCAGAATGAGGCTCGACAGAAGATTATTTTCCGACGATGACGTCGGTCGCCTTCACCGCAACCGTGACAGCATCACCGACCTTGATGCCCATATTTTTGACGGAGCCTTCGGTAATCGCCGACACAAATTCCAAGCTCCCGACCTTCAGCATGACTTCGGCTATGGCCTGACCTCGGTAAGGCGAACCACCGGTCCTTCAAATTGATGTCTCGCACTGAGTTTCATGGATTCCTCCGTGGTTCTGACTGAGACTGGTCAGCTGCTTCGTGTTCTCTCTCACTCCCCTTGCACTCAAATCGAATCCCCCACCGCCGGCCCCTCTCTTCGTCCTCCGTGCCTTCGATCGTGCCCATTCCCGCGCTGGTGTAGCCCCTGACCTCGCCTTCACGAACCAACCGGGACCCGGCCTTGCACTTGGCCTCTATCGCCGCCAGCGCCTGCCGTCGATACGGCGACCCCATCGGCCCGCCGCGGTCTTGCTTGAAGATATACGTCACGACCCCCCCCTGGTCCGATTCCTGGCTCATCAGCACGGCCTCGGAACAACCGGCGGCAAAGAGGAACGTCAGCGCACAGAAGGCCAAGGCCCCGCGGCTACTTCGGCAGCGTAAATCCATATCGAGTCATCATCTCCTGCCCCTGCGGGCCTTGCATGAAGGTAAGAAATTGTCTCGCGGTATCTTGATGCTTGGACTGCTTCACAATGACCGCGCCTTGTTCCAACGGTGGATGAGCTTCGTCCGGAATCTGCCAATAGGTGCCGGCGCTCTTCATCGCCGGAGCCAACGCCAAGGAGAGGGCGATGATGCCCACATCGCAGGCACCTGACTCAATAAACTGCGCTGCTTGCGAAATGTTCTCCCCCAGCACCAGGCGATCCTTCACATCCGCATACACCTGTGCATGCTCCATCGCGGCGACCGCCGCGCGCCCGTATGGCGCATGTTTGGGATTGGCAATGGCAATTTTCTTGATTGTGGGTTCGCGGAGAACCGTGAGCCCCTTCGACACATCAAGCGGTGAACTCTTCGGCGCCCAGAGCACGACACGACCGACCGCATACCGATACAAGGAGCCCGGCACGGTCAGCCCCGCTTCCTCCAGCTTCCTGGGATAGCCGATGTCCGCTGAAAAATACAGGTCGAAGGGGGCGCCCTGCTGGAGCTGGGCAAAAAAGTTTCCCGACGACCCCAACGAGAGTTTCACATGGTGACCGGTCTGCTTCTCGAATGCACCGATGAGTTCTTTGATGGCGAAATTCAAATCGGAGGCCGCTGCGACGGCGATGTCTTCAGCCCGCACTGGACTGGTCGCACAGAATATCAGCAGACAGGCAGCAATGAGCCGTTTCATATTCGAGACTCCTTAGAAAAAGATTTGATACTGCACCCGGATGGCATTTTCGATCAAGGTACCACCCACGGTGTCGAGCGGAACGATCCCGGACCCCGGCGGCAGGGGCGCACTGCGGCCGATCGCGTAGCCCCCGGTTCCGAACTGCGTATTGCTATAGGTCACCATGATTTGATGATCGTACGTCCCGTTCAAGAACCAATTGAGCGACACATCCGCCTGCTTGATCAAGTCATTGGCGGAGGCGGTATCAGGATCCCAATAGGCATACCGCGCCGAAAGCTCCACGGTCCGCGGGATGAGATAGTATCCGCTTTGCACGTACCAACCCATGGCATTGCCGAAATTATTCGGCGCGGTCTCCGTACAGGCGGTATTCATACAAGGCAACCCCTTGTTGTGCCGGATCACGTTCTTGAAATAAAACTCTCCCTGCAACGAGAATCCACGATACTTGAAGACCCCATCGGCGGCCCATGTGGAATAGTCCACGATCCCGAGGCCGAGCTGGCGTCCGTTACCGAAAGCCGCCAGCTGCCGCCGGATGTTCAAGTTGGCGAGGTCCAATCCGACGAAGGCGTTATCGGAACTCGTATTGATCCCGGGGTTGTAGGAGTATCCGCCGCCGATGGCGAACTGCGGTGTTTCAGAATAGGCGAGGTCTCCTTCTCCATACCCCGGGCGCCCCAGAATGTTCCAGTTCAATCGTGCGACATACATGAGCCGGTCCACATCGAGACGCGTGTTCGCGTTCAAATTGCGTTGATTGACGGGGCATCCGGCCGGCGTGGGGAACGGATTGCCGCTCGTCTGCCCGCCGGGGCAATCGACGGTGGCCTGTTCCGACGTAAAGGAGCCCAGCCGGTTGAAGCTCGGCCCGGCGCCGTTGAACACGCCGATGTAGTAGTTGACGGGAAACAACTCTTCATCGTTCATGATCGTGATACCGATATCACGACGGTCCAGACCACTCGCCGTGAAGGCATCCTGCACGAGCGCACGTTCGGCGAATTGCATTGAGGCGGTCGAGTTGATTTGCGAGCGGTTGAAATACACTTTGTATTGGCCGAATTGCACGTTCGCCCAAGGCAAACGGGTGTAGGAAAAATTGACATCGAAGAGCGACAAGGACCCGGGAGACTGCGCGTTTTCAGCCGTCTCCGCCCGCATCTGGATGTAGTATTTAAAATCCGGATCGAACAAATGACCCATGAAATAAAACCGCAGCCGTCTCACGTTGAAGGATGACGCGCTGTTCTCCGAACGATTGGCCCGGTAGTCGCCGAATACGCCCAGCAATTCAGGGAAATTTTTGGCTTCGCCGGGATTGCGCCAGGCATCGTTGCGGAACCGTTGCGTAAATCGCAGCTGACTGCGAAAGCGGATCTTCAGGAAGAACGCGTTGTCGTTCATCGAGAGGTTGAATCCCCGGTCGTACCACCCGCGAAAACTCGGCGACAGCAACTGGGTGCGTTCCTCCGACTCTTTCATCACCTGGTCGTACTCTCCCTGAGTGATCATGCCGCTCTTGACGGATCGTTCGAGCAGGAGTTTCAGGGACGGATCCATGCTTTCAACGAAGACATACTTGCCGTCTTTCTCCACCAATTTCCCTGAGTCCGCCGCCTGTGCGAGTGTCACAGAACTGAGCCCCACAAGCAGCGCGGCGATCATCAATGCGCGCACACCTCTCCTGTATGTACTCATGATCAACTCCATGATGTCTTGTTGAAATCGACGTACGGATCGGCCGGTTCAACGGCCTCTCGGCCGTCAACGCGGCGCCGTGCCGGCCTCTCCGGATTTCAGGAACTGCCGATACGCCACGGCTCGAGCCTTTGCCTCATCGGTGCTCCAGAAGCGTCCTGGCTCGAAGTAGAGGATGTAGTCCTTCGGTGTGGGCGGCGGGAGGGGATAGTTGGAGTCGTAATTGTCGAACTTGCGTACGGGGATTTGCGTGTGAAAATATTCGATCGTGATATAGAGGTAGGGATCACGGACGGCCATCCATCCGGCAATCGTATCTCGGCCATACTCCGGGTTGAACCCGGGGCTACGGAGTTCGAAATGCGTTCGCTCGTTCGGGCCGACTTGCTGCAGACCCTGCTCGAGGTGTGGCGCCAGGGCCTGGAGTTCGTCTTCTCGAAACAGAGGTTTGGGCGGCAATTCCTCCGCGAACCAGCGCAACGGCAGGCGCTGCTGCTCACGGATCGAAAAGCCCCGCAGCAAACTGGCGATCTCACCGCTGGTCAATTGCACTGGGTGCGTATACGACGTGGGTTCGACTTCTCGCTGCACCTTCACCACGACCCGCTGATCCTCATGCACCGTGCGTGTCACATAAGGAAGCCTGGCACAGCCGCCCAGGGTCAGGCCGACTGCCCACCCGGCGACGCAGGTCCAGAGGACCATGTGCCTCCACAGAGCCTGTCTCGTTATGCGTCCCATCTGCCTCTCCTCATGGATGCCTATACGCGATGATGAATATATCAATGATGCCCTCACACTTCTGAATGACAGGCGGCCTGGGCTATGGACGCCGATCCGAAGGCACGCCATACCCGGCCTCCCGCACGATGGCTTGCGCCTCCTCGCTGCGCAGATATCCCAAAAACTCTTCACAGAGACTTCGATTGGGGCAGTACCGTTCCATGGCCATCGAATGCACGGTTTGGGCATATCCTTTTTCCAGCCTCGCCACGACCCGAACCCGCTCCTGCGCCTTCACCGCCTCATGCCCGAAAAGAATGCCTGCATCGGCCTGCCCGCTCAACACATGGTCAAGGACGCCACGGGAATCAGTCGCCACGTCGAGACGCCTCTTGAAGGATGCCTCGAGCCCCATCGCGCGCAGCATGGCACCGGTCTGCGCTCCCAAGCGGGTGTGTGACGGGTCGGCCACTGCGAGGCGACCGCTTCCTCGGCTCAAGGCTTCCAGCGATTCAGCCGCGTCGACCAATGACTCCGGCACGATCAAGACCAATTGCTCCACCGCATAGGATTGTTTCGTCCCCGGCAGCACATAGTATTTTTGCTCCAGCCTGGTCAGCACCTCGTCACCGCCGGGCGCCACAATATGAATGGGGCCGCTGCCGATGAAATACTGGCCGACCATACTGTTTTCCATGCCCGCAATCGTTCGCCTCAAATCCAGCCCGCTATCCACATAGAGCTTCATGCGGACGTCAGGATGGGTCCGTTCAAATCCGGCACCGAGGCGATCAACGACACCCTTCACGCTGTGCGAGCCGGCAATCACGAATACTTCCTGCCCGGCGCGTGCAGACCCTTCGCACAGGAGCAGACTTACGCACACGAGAGTCAGGAGCCTCACCATGATCACTCTATTTCGAACTGTCATGTCACTCCGCTCCGTTGGTGCCTGTCACACTACCGACGAGAACCGTTTCAATGCCCGCGTAGATCACGCACGGTTCCCGTCTCGCTCATGTCGTAGCCGCCAAGGGCATCGATTTCTGATCGAAAGGACCGACTGACCAGAACATTCAAAAATGCTTCAATGCCCGGATGGTCCTTGAGGTGCGCTTTCGGTACCACAAAATCGTAGCGCGCCCGCTGAAGAGGAAGAAATCCGAGCCCGAAGAGATTGGCCGCCGCCCGCACTCCAACCGCCGCATCCGCATGACCTTCCGCAATGGTGCGAGCGACCTGAAAATGGGAGCGCCCGATCTGGTCATACCCGAGAATCGTCCCTGGGGCGATGCCGGCGGAAGCCAACTGTTGATCGAGCAACAGGCGCGCACCCGCCCCCGCTTCCCGATTGATCAGACTGATGTCGGCGCGAACGAGATCCTCGACTCCACGAATCGATTTCGGATTGCCCGGGGCGACCAACAGCCCTTCCTCCCAGACTGCAAAGGTAATGATCAAGTACTCGTTGCCCTTGAGATGCCGACGCAGATAGGGAAGATTCGACTCTCCTGATTGTGCGTCCACGACGTGCACACCCGCCACGTGCACCTCACCCCGCTTCAGCGCGTCGATCGCGGCAGCGCTCCCGAGTGTCCATCCCACCACAGTGCAATCTTCCTTTTGCCGTCGAAGATAGTCGCCTGCCAGAAACACCGACGGGTCGCAACCAGCCACGGCAATTTCCTGCTCAATCACACGGCGGTTACGCAGAAGTCGAACCTGAACGTGGCGGGATGAATGCTGAGACCGTTGCGATGAGTGAGCGTTCGGCAGCGCAAATCCGTCCGCAGGTACGGCGTAATTCATCACCTCCCCCAACTCGGCAACCGGTCGAACGATGAATCGCGCACCCACTCGGGCCACCTTGACACGCGTAGGACTCTGGAGCACGTGCAGCGGAGCCGCAGCGGTGAACCATTCGCCCTCGACAATCTCTTCCTGAGGGAGCAGCCGGAAGAGATCTTCCACGCGACAGCCCAGGGCCTGCGCAAGCCGGAGTGCGACGGCAGTGGTCGGAAGATATTGATTGGTTTCGATGGCATGGACGGCTTGCCGGGTAATACCGGCCTGGGCCGCAAGTTCGACACGGGAGAGACCCTTGGCCTGCCTGAGCTGACTCAGTAAATTTTCTACAAGCTGGGAATCGTCAGCAGAAACGTGTTTCGTCATGGCGGACCGGACAATGACAGTATGCATTACCATTGTCAAGTATTCTGTCGAATGGCAAGAAAGATCTGTTTTGCGAAGTTTCTTATTATCCAATTGTTGACAAACTTACATAACTTGATGTATTTAATTCCTCACCGGAATACAGATGTTTAATAAAAAGCATACGCATTAATATTTTGTAAGGCATCAACAGTTTCGAATATAGCCAACTCGGAGGTTAGGTCAGATGAGAGCCAACACGTTTTTGGGGATTGCCCTGGTGGCCGGCAGCTTGATCGCTGGAACCTTCACCTCCGTGCAAGCGGTCGAGGAAGGGCAGCTGGTTAAGAAGGATGGGAAGTGGGAATACTATTCAGGCGAAGACCCAGGCCTTAAATACCTATTCTTAAAAGGCATCATCAACCAGGAAGAATACGACAAGGGACTCAAGGTCCTCGAAAAGCGCGACCAGATCGCGAAGCCGAATTACACCATCGACGTCAATAATGGACTGAACTTTCGCGTCGGCGACAAATTCTTCCTGAAGCTCCGACTGCTCACCCAGGTTCGGTACAGCCACAGTGCCTACAATGAAGGATGGGGCACCGTCGGCGATTCGAGAAATCCCGAGATCCTCGGCGGCCAGGTGGAATACCGCGCCATCAGGAGGCAAAGCGATTCCAACCAATTTAGCGTGCCGCGTGCCCGCCTCCAGTTTCTGGGCTACGCCTTCGACCCGGACTTTCGCTACAACATCTCCTGGGCTTTCGACCAGACAACCTCGAATCAGGAAGGCGGGAGCGGAAGGGCCGGACTGCTCGACGCCTATATCTCCTCCTGGCATATCCCCTGGTTGACCATTCAGGCCGGTCAACAGCGCGTCTGGTTCAATCGCGCGACCATCAGCTCGATGGCCACTTCAACTTTCGCCGACAACTTGATCGTGCAAAATGCCTTTGCCGCCAACCAGCAGAATAGCCGTGATATCGGCGTCAGCATTTCGAGCGACGAGGACCAGTACAAATTCAACTACGCATTCGGCCTCTGGGGAGGGGTCGGCGCGAATCTCGCCAGGGAAGGGACGTCCGTCAGTCAAAATGTGCTCCCCCAGACCGGAACACCCGGAGCCCCGGGGGCAGCAACGACCCGAACGTATAACTATGACACGCGCTTCATGACCGGTGAGATGATGTATACCGCTCGGTTGCTGTACAAGATCGCCGGCAATCCTGGATACGGCCAGGGAGACATCCTGAATTCGCGCACCCTTCAATCGGCCATCGCCTTCGGCTACGCCTATAACCCGGCGCAGAACTATCTCAGTTCAATCCGTTCCGACATTGTCGAGCGAGCCTACCGGCAGGCCGTCACCAAGGCATACAACGGCCGCTTGCTCGCCGGCGGAATCTGGGACTTCCAAACTTATGAAGTGGACTTCATCGCCAAGTATCAAGGCTGGTCGTTTCAGGCCGAAGGCTACTACCGGCACCAGAGACTGCGTAATGCCAACAGCGGCACCAGCCCCTTCGACCTCAACACCGTCCCATCAGCTCAATTCCTGGGCCCGGCCGTGAATCTCGGCCAAGCCTATGGATGGTACGCGCAGGTGGGTAAATACATCATTCCACGAAAGCTCGAAGTGGCCGTACGATATGGATTCATGGATCCCTCAACGCAGCAGGTTGATGATCTGGTGAAGGAGTTCGGCGCCGCGATCAATTACAGCTTCGACGGCACCTACAACAACCGGCTCGTCGTCGATTATTCCAACATCACCCTGGGGAGCGGCGGCCGCGCCCCGGACCGGTTCCCGTTCGAGAGCCAGGCGGGATTCGGACGAGACCTCATCGAGAATCGCATCAATGTCCAATATCAGTTCTTTTTCTAGGCAACCTGACCCTGCGACCGTCACGGGAGGACGATCATGACACGACGCAACACATTCTTCGGCATCTGGCTCCTCTTCAGTATGCTGATCGGCATCACCGGAGTGGTGCCGCCGGCCCATGCTCAACCGGAAGCATTGACCATTGCCGCCGCCAATAGCTTGAAAGACGCGCTCAGGAAAGTGCTGCCACGATTTGAGGCCGAGCACCCTGGAATCAACGTGCGGGTGATCTACGGCCCCTCACAAAGCCTTCGCAAACAGATCGAAGAGGGCGCGCCGGTCGACATTTTCCTGCCGTCGCTCTTTGATGAAATCGATCAGCTCGAAACGAAAGGGCTAATCATTCAAGGCACCAAACGCGCCTTCGCCGGCACGTCGCTGGTCCTGATCACCGGGGTCGCGCTTCCCGCTCCAGTCGGGACGATTCATGACCTCGAAACCGTCCCTGTCCGGCGCATTGCGATCGGCGACCCCAAAACCTCGTCGGTGGGGAAAGTCGCCGCGCAGTTTTTGAAGTACAGCAAACTCGAACCCAAACTGAAGTCGCAATACGTCTTCGGTGAACACTCGCGCGCGGTCCTCGATCTCGTGGCCAAGGGCGAAGCCGAAGTCGGCGTCGTGTATCGCACCGATGCCGCCTCTAACGACAAGGTCCGCATACTGGATACGGCCCCGGTGGAATCCCACACGCCGGTCCGCTACGGCGTCGCCGCTGTATGGACGGCGAAAAACGTCTCCGGCGCAGGCGACTTCATTGAGTTCTTGCTCGCG from Nitrospira sp. encodes:
- a CDS encoding RCC1 domain-containing protein, producing the protein MMMPATGIATEKRHTCAVTMQGGLTCWGSNHDGRLEDGTTDDQVTPNTVAGLTSGMRDQW
- the lexA gene encoding transcriptional repressor LexA — its product is MTPSEFYHIREQLGLTQEQLATALQTTRVSVARYESGMRRISGAVQVAITQLAKRTQIPMVGVVAAGLPLEPVTQSEWVEVPSGMVRSGETFALRVKGESMIDDGILPGDLVVVRKQATAQNGQTVVALVNREATIKTYFKRAMHIELHPANAAMNPIVVSPEDEFAIEGVLVGVIRHCEQS
- a CDS encoding ABC transporter ATP-binding protein; translated protein: MAAEIDIQLVKTFPGRAPIRAQIRYPVEASTVLILFGPSGSGKTTILRSVAGLEWPEEGTIQFVSRTWLDTASGIRVAPQDRHIGYMAQDYSLFPTYTVAGNIGYGLSHLSAQDRKKRVDEMVELFQLRGLETAKPRELSGGQQQRVALARAVAPRPLLLLLDEPLSALDAPTRVHVRDELRGLLKQLALPSIIVTHDWTEALTLGDVMAVISAGNVLQVGAPIDVFSRPHNAEVARVVGVETVVKGRVVGTSDGMVRVSVNGTTLTAVEGEYAGPEVFVCIRSEDVVLERKPTATSSARNHLAGTVVSATVLGALAQVTIDCGFPLVAMVTRSTVEEFGLSSGVPVVAAIKAGSVHLVSRQSD
- the modB gene encoding molybdate ABC transporter permease subunit, which gives rise to MNWIAIWVTFKLAAATALVLMIVGLPIAYWVSFSRRRWKFLVESVVALPLVLPPTVLGFYILVAIGPHSPFGRFYNELVGHPLPFTFEGLLLASILYSLPFAVQPFAAAFEQVDRRLIEASWTLGVSKLGTFFKLIVPLSKAGLLTGAVLSFAHTMGEFGVVLMVGGNLEGETRTVSIDIYDEVQALNYAGAAKTALFLLVVSYVILLLVYAVNRNVWAAWPRK
- a CDS encoding TOBE domain-containing protein: MLKVGSLEFVSAITEGSVKNMGIKVGDAVTVAVKATDVIVGK
- the modA gene encoding molybdate ABC transporter substrate-binding protein, whose product is MKRLIAACLLIFCATSPVRAEDIAVAAASDLNFAIKELIGAFEKQTGHHVKLSLGSSGNFFAQLQQGAPFDLYFSADIGYPRKLEEAGLTVPGSLYRYAVGRVVLWAPKSSPLDVSKGLTVLREPTIKKIAIANPKHAPYGRAAVAAMEHAQVYADVKDRLVLGENISQAAQFIESGACDVGIIALSLALAPAMKSAGTYWQIPDEAHPPLEQGAVIVKQSKHQDTARQFLTFMQGPQGQEMMTRYGFTLPK
- a CDS encoding porin; this translates as MSTYRRGVRALMIAALLVGLSSVTLAQAADSGKLVEKDGKYVFVESMDPSLKLLLERSVKSGMITQGEYDQVMKESEERTQLLSPSFRGWYDRGFNLSMNDNAFFLKIRFRSQLRFTQRFRNDAWRNPGEAKNFPELLGVFGDYRANRSENSASSFNVRRLRFYFMGHLFDPDFKYYIQMRAETAENAQSPGSLSLFDVNFSYTRLPWANVQFGQYKVYFNRSQINSTASMQFAERALVQDAFTASGLDRRDIGITIMNDEELFPVNYYIGVFNGAGPSFNRLGSFTSEQATVDCPGGQTSGNPFPTPAGCPVNQRNLNANTRLDVDRLMYVARLNWNILGRPGYGEGDLAYSETPQFAIGGGYSYNPGINTSSDNAFVGLDLANLNIRRQLAAFGNGRQLGLGIVDYSTWAADGVFKYRGFSLQGEFYFKNVIRHNKGLPCMNTACTETAPNNFGNAMGWYVQSGYYLIPRTVELSARYAYWDPDTASANDLIKQADVSLNWFLNGTYDHQIMVTYSNTQFGTGGYAIGRSAPLPPGSGIVPLDTVGGTLIENAIRVQYQIFF